In Nymphaea colorata isolate Beijing-Zhang1983 chromosome 5, ASM883128v2, whole genome shotgun sequence, one genomic interval encodes:
- the LOC116255034 gene encoding interactor of constitutive active ROPs 2, chloroplastic-like isoform X2, which yields MAQKSSMTTPRVARQLKMAGDADSTTSSNSTTRTPTERSPKVSPKVTERRSPRSPMTEKKRPTRAAEMESQIAQLQEDLKKAKEQLSNSESSRKKVLLEAEETKKQLAAVTAKLDDSQHQLIELSATEESRVLELCKISQEKDRAWQSELKAVQNKHSVDSAALAAANVEIQQLKHEIALAAEQSRLAEDAQAEIHTLKQDLFQAHSLVDDLNDQLKVCQDSEAHANSLANETLVNLESANLTIESLKSEAHKYKESHESLSLQLQESQAKVILLEKHVHNLQCDLVEVGDKPLFNLECQLKLELDAAKQEVEQLRCAVEETEAKLHEAVIESVMKIQNAHEALEIMKAESDVCMNKEADMLTTLRTAETKLEKFQLEVSDLKANLMDKETELQSIVEENECLKADKQKREQEQQIADFANALADVEAAKAREQQALLKLEAVTTEAEKINRRATRLAEQLEVAQASNSAMEAELKRLRVQTEQWKKAADAAAAVLATAHNGKTVERTGSMDSSVYSNIRVGSPFYEDMDENSPRKKNAMLKKFGDLWKKKSQHK from the exons ATGGCTCAAAAGTCATCCATGACCACTCCCCGAGTTGCACGTCAACTTAAGATGGCTGGTGATGCAGATTCAACAACCTCTTCAAATTCAACAACGAGGACACCTACAGAAAGGAGCCCCAAAGTCAGCCCCAAAGTCACTGAGCGGAGGTCCCCCAGAAGCCCCATGACTGAG AAGAAGCGCCCTACCCGAGCTGCTGAGATGGAGTCCCAGATTGCCCAGCTGCAAGAGGATTTAAAGAAAGCAAAGGAACAGCTATCCAATTCAGAGTCCTCAAGGAAAAAAGTGCTGCTAGAAGcagaagaaaccaaaaaacaacTCGCTGCTGTGACTGCCAAGCTTGATGACTCCCAGCATCAGCTGATAGAGCTCTCTGCCACTGAGGAATCTCGTGTACTTGAACTCTGCAAAATTTCGCAAGAAAAGGACCGAGCTTGGCAGTCTGAACTCAAGGCTGTTCAAAATAAGCATTCAGTGGATTCGGCTGCCCTTGCTGCTGCAAATGTTGAAATTCAGCAGCTCAAGCACGAGATTGCTCTTGCTGCTGAGCAGAGTAGACTTGCTGAAGATGCACAAGCTGAGATTCATACGTTGAAGCAGGACTTATTTCAAGCCCACTCCCTAGTAGATGATTTGAATGATCAGCTGAAAGTTTGCCAGGATTCGGAAGCCCATGCCAATTCACTGGCTAATGAAACCTTGGTGAACTTGGAAAGTGCAAATTTGACTATTGAAAGTCTTAAATCTGAGGCGCATAAATACAAAGAGTCACATGAGTCTCTCAGTCTTCAGCTTCAGGAATCCCAAGCCAAGGTCATCTTGCTTGAAAAACATGTTCATAATCTCCAATGTGATCTGGTTGAAGTTGGTGACAAGCCTCTTTTCAACCTTGAGTGCCAGCTTAAACTGGAGCTAGATGCTGCTAAGCAAGAAGTGGAACAATTGAGATGTGCAGTTGAGGAAACGGAGGCTAAACTGCACGAAGCAGTGATTGAGAGTGTGATGAAGATTCAAAATGCCCATGAAGCTTTAGAGATCATGAAAGCTGAAAGTGACGTGTGTATGAACAAGGAGGCAGACATGTTGACGACACTGAGAACAGCGGAGACAAAATTGGAGAAATTTCAGTTGGAAGTATCTGATCTTAAAGCCAACTTGATGGACAAGGAAACAGAACTTCAGAGCATTGTGGAGGAAAATGAATGTCTGAAAGCAgataaacaaaagagagagcaAGAACAACAAATAGCAGATTTTGCAAATGCTCTAGCTGATGTTGAAGCAGCAAAAGCCAGGGAACAGCAAGCACTGTTGAAGTTGGAAGCCGTGACAACTGAGGCGGAGAAGATTAACCGCAGGGCTACAAGGTTGGCAGAGCAGCTTGAAGTAGCACAGGCATCTAATTCAGCGATGGAAGCAGAATTAAAGAGGCTGAGGGTGCAGACGGAGCAATGGAAAAAGGCAGCTGATGCAGCGGCTGCGGTGCTTGCAACTGCACATAACGGGAAGACGGTGGAGAGAACTGGGTCCATGGACTCATCTGTCTATTCTAATATAAGGGTTGGATCACCATTTTACGAAGACATGGACGAGAATTCACCAAGGAAGAAGAACGCAATGCTGAAGAAATTTGGAGACCTatggaagaagaagagccaGCACAAGTGA
- the LOC116254885 gene encoding low temperature-induced protein lt101.2-like, giving the protein MGSETFLEVVLAILLPPVGVFLRYGCGVEFWIDLLLTLLGYIPGIIYAIYVLVG; this is encoded by the exons ATGGGGTCGGAGACGTTTCTGGAGGTTGTGTTGGCCATTCTTCTCCCACCTGTGGGTGTCTTCCTTCGCTATGGATGTGGG GTAGAGTTCTGGATCGATCTGCTGCTCACGCTATTGGGATACATACCAGGCATAATATATGCTATCTACGTCCTTGTTGGTTAA
- the LOC116255034 gene encoding interactor of constitutive active ROPs 2, chloroplastic-like isoform X1, producing MQAPKTRNSPSEMAQKSSMTTPRVARQLKMAGDADSTTSSNSTTRTPTERSPKVSPKVTERRSPRSPMTEKKRPTRAAEMESQIAQLQEDLKKAKEQLSNSESSRKKVLLEAEETKKQLAAVTAKLDDSQHQLIELSATEESRVLELCKISQEKDRAWQSELKAVQNKHSVDSAALAAANVEIQQLKHEIALAAEQSRLAEDAQAEIHTLKQDLFQAHSLVDDLNDQLKVCQDSEAHANSLANETLVNLESANLTIESLKSEAHKYKESHESLSLQLQESQAKVILLEKHVHNLQCDLVEVGDKPLFNLECQLKLELDAAKQEVEQLRCAVEETEAKLHEAVIESVMKIQNAHEALEIMKAESDVCMNKEADMLTTLRTAETKLEKFQLEVSDLKANLMDKETELQSIVEENECLKADKQKREQEQQIADFANALADVEAAKAREQQALLKLEAVTTEAEKINRRATRLAEQLEVAQASNSAMEAELKRLRVQTEQWKKAADAAAAVLATAHNGKTVERTGSMDSSVYSNIRVGSPFYEDMDENSPRKKNAMLKKFGDLWKKKSQHK from the exons ATGCAGGCTCCAAAAACAAG AAATAGTCCCTCAGAAATGGCTCAAAAGTCATCCATGACCACTCCCCGAGTTGCACGTCAACTTAAGATGGCTGGTGATGCAGATTCAACAACCTCTTCAAATTCAACAACGAGGACACCTACAGAAAGGAGCCCCAAAGTCAGCCCCAAAGTCACTGAGCGGAGGTCCCCCAGAAGCCCCATGACTGAG AAGAAGCGCCCTACCCGAGCTGCTGAGATGGAGTCCCAGATTGCCCAGCTGCAAGAGGATTTAAAGAAAGCAAAGGAACAGCTATCCAATTCAGAGTCCTCAAGGAAAAAAGTGCTGCTAGAAGcagaagaaaccaaaaaacaacTCGCTGCTGTGACTGCCAAGCTTGATGACTCCCAGCATCAGCTGATAGAGCTCTCTGCCACTGAGGAATCTCGTGTACTTGAACTCTGCAAAATTTCGCAAGAAAAGGACCGAGCTTGGCAGTCTGAACTCAAGGCTGTTCAAAATAAGCATTCAGTGGATTCGGCTGCCCTTGCTGCTGCAAATGTTGAAATTCAGCAGCTCAAGCACGAGATTGCTCTTGCTGCTGAGCAGAGTAGACTTGCTGAAGATGCACAAGCTGAGATTCATACGTTGAAGCAGGACTTATTTCAAGCCCACTCCCTAGTAGATGATTTGAATGATCAGCTGAAAGTTTGCCAGGATTCGGAAGCCCATGCCAATTCACTGGCTAATGAAACCTTGGTGAACTTGGAAAGTGCAAATTTGACTATTGAAAGTCTTAAATCTGAGGCGCATAAATACAAAGAGTCACATGAGTCTCTCAGTCTTCAGCTTCAGGAATCCCAAGCCAAGGTCATCTTGCTTGAAAAACATGTTCATAATCTCCAATGTGATCTGGTTGAAGTTGGTGACAAGCCTCTTTTCAACCTTGAGTGCCAGCTTAAACTGGAGCTAGATGCTGCTAAGCAAGAAGTGGAACAATTGAGATGTGCAGTTGAGGAAACGGAGGCTAAACTGCACGAAGCAGTGATTGAGAGTGTGATGAAGATTCAAAATGCCCATGAAGCTTTAGAGATCATGAAAGCTGAAAGTGACGTGTGTATGAACAAGGAGGCAGACATGTTGACGACACTGAGAACAGCGGAGACAAAATTGGAGAAATTTCAGTTGGAAGTATCTGATCTTAAAGCCAACTTGATGGACAAGGAAACAGAACTTCAGAGCATTGTGGAGGAAAATGAATGTCTGAAAGCAgataaacaaaagagagagcaAGAACAACAAATAGCAGATTTTGCAAATGCTCTAGCTGATGTTGAAGCAGCAAAAGCCAGGGAACAGCAAGCACTGTTGAAGTTGGAAGCCGTGACAACTGAGGCGGAGAAGATTAACCGCAGGGCTACAAGGTTGGCAGAGCAGCTTGAAGTAGCACAGGCATCTAATTCAGCGATGGAAGCAGAATTAAAGAGGCTGAGGGTGCAGACGGAGCAATGGAAAAAGGCAGCTGATGCAGCGGCTGCGGTGCTTGCAACTGCACATAACGGGAAGACGGTGGAGAGAACTGGGTCCATGGACTCATCTGTCTATTCTAATATAAGGGTTGGATCACCATTTTACGAAGACATGGACGAGAATTCACCAAGGAAGAAGAACGCAATGCTGAAGAAATTTGGAGACCTatggaagaagaagagccaGCACAAGTGA